A stretch of Lactuca sativa cultivar Salinas chromosome 6, Lsat_Salinas_v11, whole genome shotgun sequence DNA encodes these proteins:
- the LOC111895924 gene encoding uncharacterized protein LOC111895924, producing the protein MTRGNQREKDRERANARGGAKGKNKDDGLTPEQRRERDGKALQEKAAKKAEKAAGSGDAGKSTKK; encoded by the exons ATGACTC GAGGTAACCAGAGGGAGAAGGATCGCGAAAGAGCTAATGCTCGTGGTGGCGCCAAAGGGAAGAACAAAGACGATGGGTTGACTCCTGAACAACGTCGTGAAAG GGATGGAAAAGCACTTCAAGAGAAGGCTGCTAAGAAAGCAGAAAAGGCTGCAGGGAGTGGTGATGCTGGTAAATCCACCAAGAAATAA